In the genome of Magnolia sinica isolate HGM2019 chromosome 2, MsV1, whole genome shotgun sequence, one region contains:
- the LOC131227139 gene encoding uncharacterized protein LOC131227139, whose translation MTSAKVAPIVAPAEAVPIIVPVSAPKHEPITISKPSAEELAPEVSPSATRVEREVVRETVPARSITHRPAIGRALYQPNRCPSYTKGEHSDTLSRRHVNFMNDYSAVCYQLLPMMVEVKEMEQLEAERAKFVVKKAEQEARTAELEAQRAELQKLLEASVVE comes from the exons ATGACCTCAGCTAAAGTCGCGCCCATCGTGGCCCCAGCTGAAGCCGTTCCCATCATTGTCCCGGTCTCTGCCCCGAAGCATGAGCCTATAACCATCTCGAAGCCGTCCGCAGAGGAGCTAGCCCCTGAGGTTTCACCTTCAGCCACTAGGGTAGAGAGGGAGGTGGTCAGGGAGACTGTCCCTGCGCGATCCATAACTCATCGCCCAGCCATCGGCCGAGCTCTTTATCAGCCGAACCGATGCCCTT CATATACCAAAGGCGAACATAGCGACACGCTCTCCCGTCGCCATGTCAACTTCATGAATGATTACTCAGCAGTCTGTTACCAATTACTGCCAATGATGGTTGAGGTGAAGGAGATGGAACAGCTCGAGGCGGAGCGAGCCAAGTTTGTGGTGAAGAAGGCAGAGCAAGAGGCACGAACGGCCGAACTTGAAGCACAGAGGGCCGAGCTCCAGAAACTATTGGAGGCTTCAGTTGTGGAGTGA